A single genomic interval of Meleagris gallopavo isolate NT-WF06-2002-E0010 breed Aviagen turkey brand Nicholas breeding stock chromosome 6, Turkey_5.1, whole genome shotgun sequence harbors:
- the FAM126A gene encoding hyccin isoform X4 produces the protein MLAVDTGLVEEWLSEFKTLPEASISSYATNLKDKSALISSLYRVIQEPQSELLEPVCHQLFEFYRSGEKQLLRFTLQFLPELMWCYLAVSASRDLQSSGCIEALLLGVYNLEIVDKEGHSKVLSFTIPSLSKPSVYHEPSSIGSMALTEGALSQHGLSRVVYSGPHPQREMLTAQNRFEVLTFLLLCYNAALSYMPAISLQSLCQICSRICVCGYPRQQVRKYKGVNSRIPVSSEFMVQMLTGIYYAFYNGEWDLARKAMDDILYRAQLELYPEPLLVANAIKASLPQGAMKSSKEGTKCIQVEITPTSSRISRNAVTSMSIRGHRWKRHDSGGGRAAEQGIKTSSDLLCCVCNSDEREESV, from the exons ATGTTAGCTGTGGATACTGGGCTTGTGGAGGAGTGGTTATCGGAGTTCAAG ACGCTGCCAGAAGCATCCATATCCAGCTATGCTACAAACCTGAAAGACAAGAGTGCTCTGATTTCATCTCTTTACAGAGTAATTCAGGAGCCACAAAGTGAA CTTCTGGAGCCCGTCTGCCATCAGCTCTTTGAGTTCTATCGCAGTGGTGAGAAGCAATTACTACGATTCACACTGCAGTTTCTGCCTGAACTGATGTGGTGCTACCTTGCTGTCTCAGCCAGCAGAGATTTGCAGAGCAGTGGATGTATAGAAGCCCTTCTTCTAGGAGTGTATAACTTG gAGATAGTTGACAAAGAGGGACACAGCAAAGTGCTGAGTTTCACTATTCCATCTTTGTCCAAACCTTCAGTATATCATGAA ccttccagtattgGCTCCATGGCTCTTACTGAAGGAGCTTTGTCCCAGCATGGTTTGTCCAGGGTTGTGTACAGTGGACCTCATCCTCAGAGGGAGATGTTGACAGCACAGAACAG GTTTGAAGTGTTgactttccttctgctctgctacAATGCTGCCTTAAGCTACATGCCTGCAATTTCTCTTCAGTCATTGTGTCAAATTTGCTCAAG AATTTGTGTCTGCGGATATCCTCGCCAACAAGTCAGAAAGTATAAGGGAGTAAACAGCAGGATTCCAGTTTCATCTGAATTCATGGTGCAAATGCTAACAGGGATTTATTATGCCTT TTATAATGGAGAATGGGATCTGGCTCGTAAAGCTATGGATGACATTTTGTATAGAGCACAACTGGAACTGTATCCAGAACCTCTGCTG GTTGCTAATGCAATAAAAGCTTCACTGCCTCAGGGTGCCATGAAGTCTAGTAAAGAAGGTACAAAATGCATTCAGGTTGAAATTACACCTACTTCATCCAGGATATCAAGAAATGCTGTGACTAGCATGTCTATCCGAGGGCACAGATGGAAAAGACACG